A genomic window from Rhodococcus sp. KBS0724 includes:
- a CDS encoding alpha-ketoacid dehydrogenase subunit beta: MTIVNLVTALNTGLRRSLEQDPHVVILGEDVGRLGGVFRVTDALQKDFGENRVMDMPLAESGIVGTAFGLALRGYRPVCEIQFDGFVYPAFDQIVSQVAKIHYRTQGRVRAPITIRIPSGGGIGAVEHHSESPEAYFAHTAGLRVVYPSNPADGFHMIRQAVECDDPVIFLEPKRRYWDSAEVDFDAEPSLPLHSARVVRPGSDATVVAYGSMVATALEAADIAENEGNHLEVIDLRSLSPVDFDTVDSSLRRTGRLVIVHEAPMFLGMGAEIAAHAAHECFYDLKAPVRRVTGFDIPYPPAKLESFHLPDADRILDALDDVLAS, translated from the coding sequence ATGACGATCGTCAATCTCGTGACCGCGCTCAACACCGGACTTCGACGCTCACTCGAGCAAGACCCCCACGTCGTAATCCTCGGCGAAGATGTCGGCCGTCTCGGCGGCGTTTTCCGGGTCACCGATGCACTGCAGAAAGATTTTGGCGAGAACCGGGTCATGGACATGCCACTGGCCGAATCCGGAATCGTCGGAACAGCTTTCGGCCTGGCGCTGCGCGGCTATCGGCCCGTGTGCGAAATCCAGTTCGACGGCTTTGTCTACCCGGCCTTCGACCAGATCGTCTCTCAGGTCGCGAAAATCCATTACCGCACCCAGGGACGAGTACGCGCACCCATCACGATTCGCATTCCCAGCGGCGGCGGAATCGGTGCCGTGGAACATCATTCGGAATCACCGGAGGCCTACTTCGCCCACACTGCGGGACTGCGGGTTGTGTACCCGAGCAATCCGGCCGACGGTTTCCACATGATCCGCCAGGCCGTCGAGTGTGACGATCCGGTGATATTCCTCGAGCCGAAGCGGCGCTACTGGGACTCCGCGGAGGTCGATTTCGACGCGGAACCGTCACTGCCACTGCACAGTGCGCGGGTTGTCCGCCCGGGCAGCGATGCCACTGTTGTCGCCTACGGATCGATGGTCGCGACAGCCCTGGAAGCTGCGGACATCGCCGAGAACGAAGGCAATCACCTCGAAGTGATCGACCTTCGGTCGCTCTCCCCGGTCGACTTCGACACGGTGGACTCGTCGCTGCGGCGGACCGGACGACTTGTCATCGTCCACGAGGCACCGATGTTTCTCGGGATGGGAGCCGAAATCGCCGCGCATGCCGCCCACGAGTGCTTTTACGACCTCAAGGCTCCCGTCCGCCGCGTGACCGGTTTCGACATTCCCTATCCCCCAGCCAAACTCGAATCGTTCCACCTACCCGACGCTGATCGAATCCTCGATGCACTCGATGACGTGTTGGCATCATGA
- a CDS encoding dihydrolipoamide acetyltransferase family protein, whose amino-acid sequence MTTAEFRLPDLGEGLTSAELVSWHVDVGEHVSIDQVIADVETAKAQVELPSPYTGVVAELLAEPGATVPVGAPIIRIESTDPVGADASAPPVLVGYGPQTAHASRRRRKGSPESAQHKQMARAMTASARAPQATVFVTIDVTASMELLDTLRNCADFENCSVTPLTLAAKSLVTAIASYPGVNATWDDTAECSVVHPHVNLGIAVASDSGLVVPNIKDAGSLTLREVALRITELTSTARAGRTDIAHLTGGTITITNVGVVGVDGGVALLNPGEAAILALGSVNERPWVRCGQITIRQVVTLSLTFDHRALDGQQASQFLTLVASMLADPAVLLAHL is encoded by the coding sequence ATGACCACCGCAGAGTTCCGGCTTCCCGACCTCGGTGAGGGCCTTACGAGCGCCGAACTGGTGTCGTGGCATGTTGATGTCGGCGAGCACGTGAGCATCGATCAGGTGATTGCCGACGTCGAAACGGCCAAGGCGCAAGTCGAACTTCCGTCGCCCTACACCGGAGTGGTCGCCGAACTCCTTGCCGAACCCGGTGCCACCGTGCCAGTGGGGGCACCGATCATCCGCATCGAAAGTACGGACCCTGTTGGTGCTGATGCGTCTGCTCCGCCCGTCCTGGTCGGCTATGGACCGCAAACGGCGCATGCAAGTCGCCGACGCAGAAAAGGTTCTCCGGAATCGGCCCAGCACAAGCAGATGGCACGGGCGATGACCGCCAGTGCCCGCGCACCCCAGGCAACGGTGTTCGTCACGATCGACGTCACCGCGTCGATGGAACTACTCGACACACTGCGCAATTGCGCAGACTTCGAGAACTGTTCGGTCACACCGTTGACGCTTGCCGCCAAATCCCTGGTGACCGCCATCGCGTCTTACCCCGGCGTCAATGCGACGTGGGACGACACGGCCGAATGCAGTGTTGTCCATCCACACGTGAATCTGGGGATTGCGGTGGCATCGGATAGCGGCCTCGTGGTTCCCAACATCAAAGACGCAGGCAGCCTGACCCTGCGAGAGGTTGCACTCCGCATCACCGAACTGACGTCGACGGCCCGCGCCGGCCGTACCGACATCGCGCATCTCACCGGTGGCACGATCACGATCACCAATGTCGGGGTGGTCGGCGTCGACGGCGGTGTTGCGCTGCTCAATCCCGGCGAGGCCGCCATCCTTGCTCTGGGCAGCGTGAACGAACGACCGTGGGTTCGCTGCGGACAGATCACCATTCGGCAGGTTGTGACACTCTCACTGACATTC